A window of Salvia splendens isolate huo1 chromosome 8, SspV2, whole genome shotgun sequence genomic DNA:
CaataaaaaactactacttatAATTATACCAAATGACATATTATTAGCAGTTTCAGGAAAATTACAAATTACGGCCACAAATCCCACAAAATTCAAGCATAAAGTATTATCTTCTTAACTCAAGTAACATAAATAATGTTAAGTCCTAGACTAAACACTTGGGAGTTTCATAACACTAAACTGCATGCAACAGAAGCTTTGCCATTGCCACGCAATTAGACTTGTTATATTTTAAGGTTATACATTGGGGTGAAACAGACAGGTTAATCAAATTTCAGCCAAAGTCGCAGGGCGAACTCAGGAAAACAGCCTCTGCCTTCTGTGCCTGCAAGCTAAGGCTAATTCTGAAGTTTCTTCTGTTTTCTCTTCTATCCCATCTCCCCAAGCCTACTTGAAATAGCTATATTGATAGTTATTAGTAATAAATATACTGTATACAGATATAGGGTTGACTACCTTATCTATCAATTGGTAGGCATATCATGTTAGATTATTTTCAACAGATAAGAGAATAAAATTTCTTCACCTCCTTTTCAAGACCTTCATCTATGTCCTTTCTTGCCCTACAAGATGAAAAGAATACACCTTTTCCATTTAGAGAGCTTTGAGCTAGACCTCAAATAGAAGAGTGCATTTACAGTGAAAAGAAGAGGCTGAAACGTTGAAAATAATAATTTGGTTAACTGCGTCCCTTATTCAAAGTTCCTACGGTTATTTTGTTCTTGGGAAAGAAAATCACAATTTATCTACTTTGTAAAGTGCAAGTAGGTTCAATTAAGGGGTAATTGAACCTAGCATTAAATGGTTAATGCAATAGCCACCAAATCAAACTGATCGACAGTCCTATTTTAGAAACCTAAGCACAGACTGAAAGCACAAGGCTTTATAATCATACAACAATCACAATCGGTGCTACTACTATATTAGATCAAGAGCTGGACGcatatagcaaaaaatcataGACCGCATATGTAACTAATTAGCATAGCAATTCACGTTAAACTCCGAGTTTCATCAGAAAATTTCGAGAGAAAGTTGCATTGAGGAAAtgaagaagttaccctcgaTAGTCCAAGCGTGGGTACGCGGAGCGACGGAAAGCATCGAGGTAAGCAGAGCTGAGGCAGTGGCGGTGTGGCAGGGCAACATCGAAGCCACGGTAACACTGCTCATCTCCACGGGTGACCTAGCTCAAAAGTGCATCTCAAACACCAAATTGTCGCAATAGAGAACTCCGTTTGGAATCATATATGCGGGAAGTCGAACTCAATCGACGTAAATTACCTGAAAATGCGAGCGGAAAGGGGATTTTGGGATGGGAGACGAAATGGAGAAGGAGAAGCCCTCGGCTTCACGCCGACGGAGATTCTGGCGGCGGAGCGCAAGACAGACCTGGCGGCGAAGGAGGCCATGACACAGTTATGCGGCGCCGGCGACAGAGTACGGTGGTAGGGCTTTATTCGGGTTTTAGCTCTGCCCAAGATTTTGCTTAAGCCCTAATAAAAGTGTTTTTATGGCCCAAAGTGAAGTGAAATTTCTGTACAGGAATTATAAAATTCTTATGTTTCGATTATTTTTAATGGGGAGATAAGTGTATAAAATTATACACTCGGCATATAATCCTAGTATTTCTCGTgaacttttaaaaataatactaaaaataaaatattttataaactaTGTTAATTTTTCTTGGCGGGTCGATTATTAAATTTAACTAGTATACGTGGCTTTATTATGTATCCTATTTGACATGGTCGACGAAATCGATGGACATGGAGGAAGAATTGAAATTGGAGCAAAGCCATTTAATTAGGTTTAATAAGATTGGAGTATTAGGCATCTGAGGCAATGTCATTTCATGTAAGTACAATTCAAAGTTTCAAACTATGCCTCGTATGTTCCACAACAAGCCGTACAACATTAAAGTCAGCTGAATTTTTTTTGGACCGAGTTGAGAAACTAGCATGGTTTgttaaatttttaattgttaaaaacttaaaaccactttaaaaaattttaatttaaaaaatagcaGGATCAGGTCATTGTCTAAGAATGaatctctttttttattttttaatgattttaagAATCAATATCCTTTTTAAAAGTATGGGCGATAAATTTTTATGCATATTTTTTCTATCTTGAATGGAgttttaataatatatcaatatCTTTAAAAAAATGCTCCCCTTCTATTAACAAAAGTCTTACTTTGATTGGCCCAAAgattaagaaatgtaataaaaaataagtgaaaaaattctatttttatatatttatttaataataaaatatgagtaagatAAAATTAGTAGATTATAAGgctcattattaaaaataataaaaataaatga
This region includes:
- the LOC121744576 gene encoding protein NUCLEAR FUSION DEFECTIVE 6, mitochondrial-like isoform X6; this translates as MASFAARSVLRSAARISVGVKPRASPSPFRLPSQNPLSARIFRSPVEMSSVTVASMLPCHTATASALLTSMLSVAPRTHAWTIEDNMLYSSACIEGV
- the LOC121744576 gene encoding uncharacterized protein LOC121744576 isoform X3 translates to MMVGAIAPILILRDSVLLCWQDFSEGLSKHYSLNLNNSNNTNNHGLSKILGRAKTRIKPYHRTLSPAPHNCVMASFAARSVLRSAARISVGVKPRASPSPFRLPSQNPLSARIFRSPVEMSSVTVASMLPCHTATASALLTSMLSVAPRTHAWTIEGL
- the LOC121744576 gene encoding uncharacterized protein LOC121744576 isoform X4, translated to MMVGAIAPILILRDSVLLCWQDFSEGLSKHYSLNLNNSNNTNNHGLSKILGRAKTRIKPYHRTLSPAPHNCVMASFAARSVLRSAARISVGVKPRASPSPFRLPSQNPLSARIFRSPVEMSSVTVASMLPCHTATASALLTSMLSVAPRTHAWTIEDG
- the LOC121744576 gene encoding protein NUCLEAR FUSION DEFECTIVE 6, mitochondrial-like isoform X5, which gives rise to MMVGAIAPILILRDSVLLCWQDFSEGLSKHYSLNLNNSNNTNNHGLSKILGRAKTRIKPYHRTLSPAPHNCVMASFAARSVLRSAARISVGVKPRASPSPFRLPSQNPLSARIFRSPVEMSSVTVASMLPCHTATASALLTSMLSVAPRTHAWTIEA
- the LOC121744576 gene encoding protein NUCLEAR FUSION DEFECTIVE 6, mitochondrial-like isoform X2, with amino-acid sequence MMVGAIAPILILRDSVLLCWQDFSEGLSKHYSLNLNNSNNTNNHGLSKILGRAKTRIKPYHRTLSPAPHNCVMASFAARSVLRSAARISVGVKPRASPSPFRLPSQNPLSARIFRSPVEMSSVTVASMLPCHTATASALLTSMLSVAPRTHAWTIEACIEGV
- the LOC121744576 gene encoding uncharacterized protein LOC121744576 isoform X1; translated protein: MMVGAIAPILILRDSVLLCWQDFSEGLSKHYSLNLNNSNNTNNHGLSKILGRAKTRIKPYHRTLSPAPHNCVMASFAARSVLRSAARISVGVKPRASPSPFRLPSQNPLSARIFRSPVEMSSVTVASMLPCHTATASALLTSMLSVAPRTHAWTIEDNMLYSSACIEGV